One Natator depressus isolate rNatDep1 chromosome 13, rNatDep2.hap1, whole genome shotgun sequence genomic region harbors:
- the LOC141997428 gene encoding uncharacterized protein LOC141997428, whose product MPTMLLMRLGLLWVVVPWHVSSVSFPDGAARTECRGRYFWIWLDKAFVGQSRWRYGVYTESGQYIEVTQQLASQCGFMAGTDLRGNPQIRVSFLACSVLNTFDQDFSLQLRVEVTGAVGPSVPYDMTISCPLGAPWSPREIVCEENYMEVSVRRAVPSIAREVLNEDWIAAWPVAQGALNQVWQVVFHFQNGSLLSMPATQAHSMGYGVNTTATRVLFRTPYGTAQSEITSVEGLEVEVARATVFYKQAWMILMVDTAVACPVNSPMVNATSLSWVTPRILPSLVLWPEQYQDEVQMGLDGRVIDAGTVARNGYTFLTDSKLIHIVVPIGAPGGLLQSALVDNRYGTRYSIHLLLDRHWQGDESDQTRHRSYRPIRTPFSPQTPRIIDDTVAAQRYFKVRLGHFLPDVELVSVSVGGRPFSHPEAEDRGFDPHEAPNPNGTKAFGLRVPFADPLVQQQYLHGPLRRYTLHLNYTLRLLPTGEAFTQAGLITCDVPDVVPPSFQGSCEAGALALLMTHGTLDRFWIPYVGERPLSQLAAPHSYRVSDDGRHFHLAVPLLAAGLAYESISLQRLTARLDFSLRDNKTRSVLASFAVVCTFPTGQLLVCLPNGTLVATVLSLDTKPALDPRRTHLRDPGCGPVASDSSRALFSFSLSSCGTTRRFEGGYLVYENEVTFMPEGVPATSPIITRDSWYRLTLRCRYPLTETLWISARRQLGEDVASVPHRPVG is encoded by the exons ATGCCCACCATGCTCCTCATGAG GCTGGGACTGCTCTGGGTGGTGGTGCCCTGGCACGTGAGCTCCGTGTCCTTTCCCGATG GAGCTGCTCGCACTGAGTGCCGGGGCCGTTACTTCTGGATCTGGCTGGACAAGGCGTTCGTGGGGCAGAGCCGCTGGCGCTATGGGGTCTACA ccgagTCGGGGCAGTACATCGAGGTGACACAGCAGCTGGCTTCGCAGTGTGGATTCATGGCAGGCACTGACCTCCGTGGGAACCCCCAGATCCGCGTCTCCTTCCTGGCTTGTTCTGTCCTCAACACG TTTGACCAGGATTTCAGCCTGCAGCTGCGGGTGGAGGTGACAGGCGCTGTGGGGCCCAGCGTCCCCTATGACATGACCATCAGCTGCCCCCTGGGAGCCCCCTGGAGCCCCCGGGAAATTGTCTGCGAGGAGAACTACATGGAG GTGTCGGTCCGGCGGGCTGTGCCCAGCATCGCCAGGGAAGTGCTGAATGAGGACTGGATCGCTGCCTGGCCAGTG GCCCAGGGGGCGCTGAACCAGGTGTGGCAGGTTGTCTTCCACTTCCAGAATGGCTCCTTGCTCAGCATGCCCGCCACGCAGGCCCACAGCATGGGCTATGGGGTCAACACCACAGCCACCCGTGTCCTCTTCCGCACGCCCTACGGCACAGCTCAGAGCGAGATCACCTCA GTGGAGGGGCTGGAGGTGGAAGTGGCCAGGGCGACAGTGTTCTACAAACAGGCCTGGATGATCCTCATGGTGGACACAGCTGTGGCCTGCCCCGTCA ATTCCCCCATGGTCAATGCCACGAGCCTGAGCTGGGTGACGCCGCGGATCCTGCCGTCCCTGGTGCTGTGGCCAGAGCAGTACCAAGACGAGGTCCAGATGGGCCTGGATGGTCGTGTGATCGACGCGGGCACTGTCGCACGCAACGGCTACACCTTCCTGACAGACTCCAAGCTCATCCACATCGTGGTGCCCATCGGTGCTCCTGGGGGCCTGCTGCAG agcGCCCTGGTGGATAATCGCTATGGCACCAGGTACAGCATCCACCTGCTGCTGGACCGGCACTGGCAAGGGGATGAAAGTGACCAGACCCGTCACCGCAGCTACCGTCCCATCCgcacccccttctccccacagacgCCCCGAATCATCGACG ACACCGTGGCAGCACAGCGTTATTTCAAGGTGCGCCTGGGGCACTTTCTGCCCGATGTGGAGCTGGTCTCTGTCTCGGTGGGCGGACGTCCCTTCAGCCACCCTGAGGCCGAGGACCGTGGCTTTGACCCCCACGAGGCCCCCAACCCCAATGGCACCAAGGCCTTTGGGCTGAGGGTGCCCTTTGCCGATCCCTTGGTGCAGCAGCAG TACCTGCATGGCCCCCTCAGGCGTTACACTCTGCACCTCAACTACACCCTGCGGCTGCTGCCCACGGGCGAAGCCTTCACCCAGGCAGGGCTCATCACCTGTGATGTCCCAGACGTGG TGCCCCCCAGCTTCCAGGGCTCCTGTGAGGCTGGGGCACTggccctgctgatgacccacgGGACACTGGACCGGTTCTGGATTCCCTATGTCGGGGAGCGGCCCCTGAGCCAGCTGGCTGCCCCCCACAGCTACAGAGTCTCCGATGATGGTCGCCATTTCCACCTGGCTGTCCCCCTTCTGGCGGCTGGGCTGGCGTatgag AGCATCTCCCTCCAAAGGCTGACGGCTCGGCTGGATTTCTCCTTGCGGGACAACAAGACTCGCTCAGTCCTGGCTTCCTTCGCCGTTGTCTGCACCTTCCCCACTGGGCAGTTGCTGG TGTGCCTGCCCAATGGCACCTTGGTGGCTACGGTGCTGAGCCTGGACACCAAGCCTGCCCTTGACCCGCGCAGGACCCACCTGAGGGACCCAGGCTGTGGGCCAGTGGCCTCCGATTCCTCGCGGGccctcttctccttctctctgtcCTCCTGTGGGACCACACGGCGG TTCGAAGGAGGCTACCTGGTGTATGAGAATGAGGTGACCTTTATGCCTGAGGGGGTCCCAGCCACATCCCCCATCATCACCCGGGACTCATGGTACAG GCTGACTCTGCGCTGCCGCTATCCCTTGACAGAGACGCTCTGGATCTCGGCCCGGCGGCAGCTGGGGGAGGATGTGGCATCAGTGCCCCACCGACCTGTGGGTTGA